A region of Chitinophaga horti DNA encodes the following proteins:
- a CDS encoding FecR family protein produces MDERSVPGKDGSMPFRFRQRPVPGEMTRENWEQVEAGIANEMAAADRRRKLRRVAAVMSFLLVIGAGWYIGRQVYCARTNDITTAYGEIKRVVLPDSSIVFLNANSTLSVPAAWNSSEARSVWLKGEAYFEITKKPGSGNAKFIVHTDNINVEVLGTRFNVNILEQKTTVSLAEGKVQLTGKERPDAYVMSPGDEVQITQKKDFRRVFTNVEQIADWRNHRYHFDNTTLEDITTLIRTRFGYEVVIADESLRSRDISGDLSADDIDQFAKALSITMNINIEKKDKQLIFKPKN; encoded by the coding sequence ATGGACGAGCGTTCGGTGCCAGGGAAGGATGGATCAATGCCCTTCCGGTTCCGGCAAAGGCCGGTGCCGGGGGAAATGACCCGGGAGAATTGGGAGCAGGTGGAGGCGGGTATAGCAAACGAAATGGCCGCTGCCGACAGGCGGCGGAAGTTGCGCCGGGTGGCCGCAGTGATGTCCTTTTTGTTAGTAATCGGGGCCGGTTGGTACATCGGTCGGCAGGTTTACTGCGCACGTACCAACGATATCACCACCGCCTACGGCGAAATTAAAAGGGTAGTGCTGCCGGATAGCTCCATCGTATTCCTCAACGCTAACTCCACCCTTAGCGTACCAGCCGCCTGGAACTCAAGTGAAGCTCGCTCCGTATGGCTGAAAGGAGAGGCGTACTTCGAAATCACGAAAAAGCCGGGCAGCGGAAATGCTAAATTTATCGTACATACAGATAATATAAATGTAGAAGTATTAGGTACGCGGTTTAACGTAAACATCCTGGAACAAAAAACCACGGTGTCACTGGCAGAAGGTAAAGTACAACTCACCGGTAAAGAACGGCCCGACGCGTACGTAATGAGTCCGGGCGATGAGGTGCAGATCACGCAGAAGAAGGATTTCCGGAGGGTATTTACCAATGTGGAACAGATAGCGGATTGGCGTAATCACCGGTACCATTTCGATAATACGACGCTGGAAGATATTACCACGCTGATACGCACCAGGTTTGGTTATGAGGTAGTGATAGCAGATGAATCGCTGCGTAGCCGCGATATCAGCGGCGACCTTTCGGCCGACGACATCGACCAGTTCGCAAAGGCACTTTCGATTACAATGAACATCAATATCGAGAAAAAGGATAAGCAATTAATATTTAAACCGAAAAACTAG
- a CDS encoding RNA polymerase sigma factor, whose translation MSEIRSTDDNLRIWWEAVLGGDTLAYSHVHELLHPVLYRYAFAMLNDEALANDVVQELFIKIWFKKERIGMLQNVRAFWLTALRRQTLNQLRSLRRLQILPPSEPDIEFSTEDIIITAEQQQDLKAKIARYLNELPKRQKEIIYLYYYEELSYDEIAGVMDINYQSVLNLMQKALKQLRELVSHLPLLGPVWLAAKIFF comes from the coding sequence ATGTCAGAAATCCGGAGTACAGACGACAACTTACGCATTTGGTGGGAGGCGGTGCTGGGCGGAGATACACTGGCTTATTCTCACGTTCATGAACTGCTGCACCCGGTATTGTACCGGTATGCCTTTGCTATGCTTAACGACGAGGCGCTGGCAAATGATGTGGTACAGGAGCTTTTTATCAAGATATGGTTTAAGAAAGAGCGGATAGGCATGCTGCAAAATGTGCGGGCTTTTTGGCTCACCGCCCTGCGCCGGCAAACGTTGAACCAGCTGCGTAGCCTGCGGCGCCTGCAAATATTGCCGCCCTCCGAGCCAGACATCGAATTTTCCACGGAAGATATTATCATTACCGCTGAGCAGCAACAAGACCTCAAAGCAAAAATCGCGCGTTACCTCAACGAACTGCCCAAACGGCAAAAAGAGATCATCTACCTCTATTATTACGAAGAACTTTCCTACGATGAAATAGCGGGCGTGATGGATATTAACTATCAGTCCGTGCTCAACCTCATGCAAAAAGCACTGAAGCAGCTGCGCGAGCTGGTGTCGCACCTTCCGCTACTGGGGCCGGTTTGGCTGGCTGCCAAAATATTTTTCTAA